In one Rhea pennata isolate bPtePen1 chromosome 17, bPtePen1.pri, whole genome shotgun sequence genomic region, the following are encoded:
- the KMT5A gene encoding N-lysine methyltransferase KMT5A isoform X3, with protein sequence MTAGGRAGRGSGAAVPPLLLGKNMPKAGAGGAEEASPESAERKGPGRPRAGGENVFIGQSKIYSYLNTNKSSGARPPLQEENSVMYHEVKCQGKTLNETYRKGDEKKKGGNIIEGAVKPDDQKDKESGCNSVPSSDQRQETAETQNTPLPSECADEANAKPAQKKMVKAKRGPRRKTQGRTQNRKVTDYYPVRRSSRKSKSELQTEERKKIDELITSGKEEGMKIDYIDGKGRGVIATKHFNRGEFVVEYHGDLIEITDAKKREAVYAQDPSTGCYMYYFQYLSKTYCVDATKETNRLGRLINHSKCGNCQTKLHDIDGVPHLILVASRDIKAAE encoded by the exons atgaccgcgggcggccgcgccggacGTGGCTCAGGCGCCGCCGTTCCCCCCTTGCTCCTAGGGAAGAACATGCCCaaggccggggcgggcggcgcggaggaggCGAGCCCCGAGAGCGCCGAGAGGAAgggcccgggccgcccccgggccGGCGGG GAGAATGTGTTTATTGGTCAATCCAAAATCTACAGCTACCTGAATACTAACAAATCTTCTGGTGCTCGCCCTCCACTTCAAGAGGAGAACTCTGTCATGTATCACGAGGTGAAATGTCAGGGCAAAACACTAAACGAAACCTACAGAAAAGGAGATG aaaaaaagaaaggtggcAATATAATTGAAGGTGCTGTGAAACCGGATGAccagaaagataaagaaagtgGATGCAATTCAGTGCCCTCTTCTGATCAAAGACAAGAAACTGCAGAAACTCAAAATACACCTCTGCCTTCAGAGTGTGCTGATGAGGCCAATGCAAAGCCAGCTCAGAAAAAGATGGTTAAAGCAAAACGTGGACCAAGGAGAAA AACACAAGGAAGAACACAAAATCGAAAAGTGACAGATTACTACCCAGTTAGAAGAAGCTCCAGGAAGAGCAAATCTGAGTTGCAG actgaggaaaggaagaaaatagatgAACTAATTACAAGTGGGAAAGAAGAAGGAATGAAG ATCGATTACATTGATGGCAAAGGGAGAGGGGTAATTGCTACTAAACACTTTAATCGAGGAGAATTTGTAGTTGAATATCATGGAGATCTTATAGAGATCACTGATGCTAAAAAGCGAGAAGCTGTGTATGCTCAAGACCCATCCACAGGCTGCTATATGTACTATTTTCAGTACCTCAGCAAAACATACTG TGTCGATGCTACAAAAGAAACTAATCGTCTGGGAAGACTGATTAATCACAGCAAATGTGGCAATTGTCAAACAAAGCTTCATGACATTGATGGTGTACCTCATCTCATACTTGTAGCTTCCCGAGACATTAAAGCAG CTGAATAG
- the KMT5A gene encoding N-lysine methyltransferase KMT5A isoform X2: protein MTAGGRAGRGSGAAVPPLLLGKNMPKAGAGGAEEASPESAERKGPGRPRAGGENVFIGQSKIYSYLNTNKSSGARPPLQEENSVMYHEVKCQGKTLNETYRKGDEKKKGGNIIEGAVKPDDQKDKESGCNSVPSSDQRQETAETQNTPLPSECADEANAKPAQKKMVKAKRGPRRKTQGRTQNRKVTDYYPVRRSSRKSKSELQIDYIDGKGRGVIATKHFNRGEFVVEYHGDLIEITDAKKREAVYAQDPSTGCYMYYFQYLSKTYCVDATKETNRLGRLINHSKCGNCQTKLHDIDGVPHLILVASRDIKAGEELLYDYGDRSKASIEAHPWLKH, encoded by the exons atgaccgcgggcggccgcgccggacGTGGCTCAGGCGCCGCCGTTCCCCCCTTGCTCCTAGGGAAGAACATGCCCaaggccggggcgggcggcgcggaggaggCGAGCCCCGAGAGCGCCGAGAGGAAgggcccgggccgcccccgggccGGCGGG GAGAATGTGTTTATTGGTCAATCCAAAATCTACAGCTACCTGAATACTAACAAATCTTCTGGTGCTCGCCCTCCACTTCAAGAGGAGAACTCTGTCATGTATCACGAGGTGAAATGTCAGGGCAAAACACTAAACGAAACCTACAGAAAAGGAGATG aaaaaaagaaaggtggcAATATAATTGAAGGTGCTGTGAAACCGGATGAccagaaagataaagaaagtgGATGCAATTCAGTGCCCTCTTCTGATCAAAGACAAGAAACTGCAGAAACTCAAAATACACCTCTGCCTTCAGAGTGTGCTGATGAGGCCAATGCAAAGCCAGCTCAGAAAAAGATGGTTAAAGCAAAACGTGGACCAAGGAGAAA AACACAAGGAAGAACACAAAATCGAAAAGTGACAGATTACTACCCAGTTAGAAGAAGCTCCAGGAAGAGCAAATCTGAGTTGCAG ATCGATTACATTGATGGCAAAGGGAGAGGGGTAATTGCTACTAAACACTTTAATCGAGGAGAATTTGTAGTTGAATATCATGGAGATCTTATAGAGATCACTGATGCTAAAAAGCGAGAAGCTGTGTATGCTCAAGACCCATCCACAGGCTGCTATATGTACTATTTTCAGTACCTCAGCAAAACATACTG TGTCGATGCTACAAAAGAAACTAATCGTCTGGGAAGACTGATTAATCACAGCAAATGTGGCAATTGTCAAACAAAGCTTCATGACATTGATGGTGTACCTCATCTCATACTTGTAGCTTCCCGAGACATTAAAGCAGGTGAAGAACTGTTGTACGATTATGGAGACAGGAGCAAAGCTTCCATTGAAGCTCATCCATGGCTGAAACACTAA
- the RILPL2 gene encoding RILP-like protein 2, translating to MGTPGGPSRPQAPPPAPPRPPREGSWRRASPGMQRRREEEEEEEGGPESALAKSPFQLTAGDVYDISSVVGRDLLQLGGGRAVPAAVARLQFRIVRVLEMLEALVSGGGGAAEERLRAERDSLRQEVEALRNPGPRGSGQQLSLGPDKMVIDLTDPNRPRFTLQELREVLQERNQLKAQLLVVQEELQCYKSGIISQRRDQTEKLETESSGNSPGTSKDSKDKTIIKRLFSFKHGK from the exons ATGGGAACGCCGGGGGGGCCGAGCCGCCcgcaggccccgccgccggcgccgccccggccgccgcgggaaGGGAGCTGGCGCCGGGCCTCGCCGGGCATGCAGCGCcgccgggaggaggaggaggaggaggaaggcggcCCGGAGAGCGCGCTGGCCAAGAGCCCCTTCCAGCTGACGGCCGGGGATGTCTACGACATCTCCTCCGTGGTGGGCAGggacctgctgcagctgggcggcggccgcgccgtgCCCGCCGCCGTGGCGCGGCTGCAGTTCAGGATCGTGCGGGTGCTGGAGATGCTGGAGGCGCtggtgagcggcggcggcggcgcggccgaggAGCGGCTGCGCGCCGAGCGGGACAGCCTGAGGCAGGAGGTGGAGGCGCTGCGGAacccggggccgcggggcagcggccaGCAG ctcAGCCTTGGGCCAGACAAAATGGTAATAGACCTCACAGATCCAAATCGCCCCCGGTTCACATTACAGGAGCTGCGAGAAGTACTGCAAGAGCGTAACCAGCTGAAAGCTCAACTTCTTGTGGTGCAAGAGGAGCTACAGTGCTATAAGAG CGGGATCATCTCACAGAGAAGGGACCAAACTGAGAAACTGGAAACAGAATCCAGTGGCAACAGCCCTGGCACCAGTAAGGACAGCAAAGACAAGACTATCATCAAACGACT GTTCTCTTTCAAACATGGAAAATGA
- the KMT5A gene encoding N-lysine methyltransferase KMT5A isoform X1 produces the protein MTAGGRAGRGSGAAVPPLLLGKNMPKAGAGGAEEASPESAERKGPGRPRAGGENVFIGQSKIYSYLNTNKSSGARPPLQEENSVMYHEVKCQGKTLNETYRKGDEKKKGGNIIEGAVKPDDQKDKESGCNSVPSSDQRQETAETQNTPLPSECADEANAKPAQKKMVKAKRGPRRKTQGRTQNRKVTDYYPVRRSSRKSKSELQTEERKKIDELITSGKEEGMKIDYIDGKGRGVIATKHFNRGEFVVEYHGDLIEITDAKKREAVYAQDPSTGCYMYYFQYLSKTYCVDATKETNRLGRLINHSKCGNCQTKLHDIDGVPHLILVASRDIKAGEELLYDYGDRSKASIEAHPWLKH, from the exons atgaccgcgggcggccgcgccggacGTGGCTCAGGCGCCGCCGTTCCCCCCTTGCTCCTAGGGAAGAACATGCCCaaggccggggcgggcggcgcggaggaggCGAGCCCCGAGAGCGCCGAGAGGAAgggcccgggccgcccccgggccGGCGGG GAGAATGTGTTTATTGGTCAATCCAAAATCTACAGCTACCTGAATACTAACAAATCTTCTGGTGCTCGCCCTCCACTTCAAGAGGAGAACTCTGTCATGTATCACGAGGTGAAATGTCAGGGCAAAACACTAAACGAAACCTACAGAAAAGGAGATG aaaaaaagaaaggtggcAATATAATTGAAGGTGCTGTGAAACCGGATGAccagaaagataaagaaagtgGATGCAATTCAGTGCCCTCTTCTGATCAAAGACAAGAAACTGCAGAAACTCAAAATACACCTCTGCCTTCAGAGTGTGCTGATGAGGCCAATGCAAAGCCAGCTCAGAAAAAGATGGTTAAAGCAAAACGTGGACCAAGGAGAAA AACACAAGGAAGAACACAAAATCGAAAAGTGACAGATTACTACCCAGTTAGAAGAAGCTCCAGGAAGAGCAAATCTGAGTTGCAG actgaggaaaggaagaaaatagatgAACTAATTACAAGTGGGAAAGAAGAAGGAATGAAG ATCGATTACATTGATGGCAAAGGGAGAGGGGTAATTGCTACTAAACACTTTAATCGAGGAGAATTTGTAGTTGAATATCATGGAGATCTTATAGAGATCACTGATGCTAAAAAGCGAGAAGCTGTGTATGCTCAAGACCCATCCACAGGCTGCTATATGTACTATTTTCAGTACCTCAGCAAAACATACTG TGTCGATGCTACAAAAGAAACTAATCGTCTGGGAAGACTGATTAATCACAGCAAATGTGGCAATTGTCAAACAAAGCTTCATGACATTGATGGTGTACCTCATCTCATACTTGTAGCTTCCCGAGACATTAAAGCAGGTGAAGAACTGTTGTACGATTATGGAGACAGGAGCAAAGCTTCCATTGAAGCTCATCCATGGCTGAAACACTAA
- the SNRNP35 gene encoding U11/U12 small nuclear ribonucleoprotein 35 kDa protein, producing the protein MNDWAPIAKEYDPLKAGSIDGTDEEPHDRAIWRAMLARYVPNKGVTGDPHLTLFVARLNLQTTEEKLKEVFSRYGDIRKIRLVRDLVTGFSKGYAFIEYKEERALLKAHRDANRLVIDQHEIFVDFELERTLKGWIPRRLGGGFGGKKESGQLRFGGRDRPFRKPINLPTMKNDFYGEGSGEKRNWSREGTRDWRTRDRDHERSRDKRWPERERSWAWGESERERDSKEDRSRGRERKDRDRKDRDRDRSRERDTKKQRDDDKHR; encoded by the coding sequence ATGAATGACTGGGCCCCCATAGCCAAAGAGTATGACCCCCTCAAAGCCGGGAGCATTGATGGCACGGATGAAGAGCCCCACGACCGTGCCATATGGAGGGCTATGCTGGCACGGTATGTACCCAACAAGGGAGTTACAGGAGATCCTCACCTCACCCTGTTTGTAGCAAGGCTGAATCTTCAAACAACAgaagagaagctgaaggaagtTTTTTCCCGATACGGAGATATAAGAAAGATCCGGCTGGTTAGAGACTTGGTTACAGGATTTTCCAAGGGTTATGCGTTTATTGAGTACAAAGAGGAGCGTGCTCTGTTGAAGGCCCACAGGGATGCCAACAGGCTGGTTATTGACCAACATGAAATCTTTGTGGACTTTGAATTGGAAAGAACTCTCAAAGGGTGGATTCCTCGGAGGCTTGGAGGTGGTTTTGGAGGCAAAAAAGAATCTGGCCAGCTACGATTTGGAGGACGGGACAGACCTTTCCGAAAGCCCATCAATTTGCCAACcatgaaaaatgatttctatGGAGAAGGatcaggagagaaaagaaactggTCTCGTGAAGGAACAAGGGACTGGAGAACAAGGGATCGAGACCATGAAAGGAGCAGAGACAAGAGATGGCCAGAAAGGGAGCGGTCATGGGCTTGGGGtgaaagtgagagagagagggacTCCAAAGAGGAcaggagcagagggagagagaggaaggacaGAGACAGGAAAGACAGAGATAGAGACCGGAGCAGGGAAAGAGATACCAAGAAACAAAGAGATGATGATAAACATCGATAG